A part of Sulfurifustis variabilis genomic DNA contains:
- a CDS encoding GGDEF domain-containing protein: MTRTTDVEPGRTDSALLSVLAGLKDTPLGAVIYDQLSRLLEEQESAQRSIDRAYTMLLRVLLDTYARNPSLEQVNRINSTLGELRAVLSVPSPAPSLPPAVEEPAPVYGRPETSRHPEEPGNADLELDLNQVLEQLLRGLPQDAGAPDAGRAEAAAPPTVPEDAAGQATARSPLPATIPDGGLPEPPAIGQAERRVNSAYRLHLDRKRDEIAKLQEAFAQNVSEAITQNREFGALLQIELNALQQADGAQEIETLRQILIGGIEELIQGQRALDTKLHRTSGYLDLIKSDSERLRDELNKVRLLSLTDEFTGLPNRRAFMRRLQDEIGRAQRYGSPLALALLDLDEFKAVNDVYGHAAGDEVLRAYAANVLSILRHHDLVARYGGEEFAVLLPNTALQGAIAALSKAKARAQEVSCTFDGKPLRVPTFSAGLTLYVHGDPYTTLIDRADRALYRAKRLGRNRIEVELAAESAAPAPGRAGDTLPP; the protein is encoded by the coding sequence TTGACGCGCACGACCGACGTGGAACCAGGTCGCACGGATTCCGCGCTGCTTTCCGTTCTCGCCGGGCTCAAAGACACGCCTCTCGGCGCGGTGATCTACGACCAGCTCAGCCGGCTGCTCGAGGAGCAGGAGTCGGCGCAGCGCTCGATCGATCGCGCGTACACCATGCTGCTGCGGGTGCTGCTCGACACGTACGCACGCAACCCGAGCCTCGAACAGGTCAATCGGATCAACAGCACGCTCGGCGAACTGCGCGCGGTGCTGAGCGTCCCCTCGCCGGCGCCGTCCCTGCCGCCGGCCGTGGAGGAACCGGCTCCCGTTTACGGGCGACCGGAAACGTCGCGGCACCCGGAAGAGCCGGGAAACGCGGACTTGGAGCTCGATCTCAACCAGGTGCTCGAGCAGCTGCTTCGCGGGCTTCCACAGGATGCCGGGGCCCCGGACGCCGGCCGGGCGGAAGCCGCGGCGCCGCCAACGGTCCCCGAGGATGCGGCCGGGCAGGCGACGGCGCGCTCGCCGTTGCCGGCGACCATTCCGGACGGGGGTCTTCCCGAACCGCCCGCGATCGGACAGGCCGAGCGGCGCGTCAACTCCGCCTACCGGCTGCACCTCGACCGCAAGCGCGACGAGATCGCGAAGCTGCAGGAGGCTTTCGCGCAGAACGTGTCCGAGGCGATCACGCAGAACCGCGAGTTCGGCGCGCTGCTGCAGATCGAGCTCAATGCCCTGCAGCAGGCGGACGGGGCGCAGGAGATCGAAACGCTGCGGCAAATCCTCATCGGCGGCATCGAAGAGCTGATCCAGGGCCAGCGCGCGCTGGACACGAAGCTGCACCGCACCAGTGGCTACCTCGACCTCATCAAGTCCGACAGCGAACGGCTGCGCGACGAGCTGAACAAGGTCAGGCTCCTTTCGCTGACGGACGAATTCACCGGGCTCCCGAACAGGCGCGCGTTCATGCGGCGCCTGCAGGACGAAATCGGCCGCGCGCAGCGCTACGGCTCGCCGCTCGCGCTCGCGCTCCTCGACCTGGACGAATTCAAGGCGGTCAACGACGTCTACGGCCACGCCGCCGGCGACGAGGTGTTGCGCGCCTACGCCGCGAACGTGCTGTCCATACTGCGGCATCACGATCTGGTCGCGCGCTACGGCGGAGAGGAGTTCGCGGTGCTCCTGCCCAATACCGCGCTTCAGGGCGCGATCGCCGCGCTGAGCAAGGCCAAGGCCCGGGCCCAGGAGGTGAGCTGCACGTTCGACGGCAAGCCGCTGCGCGTGCCCACGTTCTCCGCGGGCCTCACGCTTTACGTTCACGGGGACCCGTATACGACCCTGATCGACCGCGCCGACCGCGCGCTCTATCGCGCCAAGCGCCTCGGCCGTAATCGCATCGAGGTGGAATTGGCCGCCGAGAGCGCAGCGCCAGCGCCCGGCCGCGCCGGCGATACCCTTCCTCCCTAG
- a CDS encoding NUDIX domain-containing protein: protein MRRRTQPRLSAGAVVVHGQGEHRRYLLLRAYNYWDFPKGRVEEGETPWEAARREVAEEAGLATLEWPWGERYVETEPYAGGKIARYYVALSPSTDVRLGINPVLRRPEHHEFRWLPYPAAHALLGDRLRAVLDWARRVMDENVPG from the coding sequence GTGAGGCGCAGAACGCAACCCAGGCTCTCGGCCGGTGCCGTCGTCGTGCACGGCCAGGGCGAGCATCGCCGGTACCTGCTGCTGCGCGCGTACAACTACTGGGACTTCCCGAAAGGCCGCGTCGAAGAGGGCGAAACGCCCTGGGAGGCCGCCCGCCGCGAGGTGGCGGAAGAGGCCGGTCTTGCGACCCTCGAGTGGCCCTGGGGCGAGCGCTACGTCGAGACCGAACCGTACGCCGGCGGGAAGATCGCCCGCTACTACGTGGCGCTTTCGCCGTCGACCGACGTTCGCCTCGGCATCAATCCGGTTCTGCGCCGGCCCGAGCACCATGAGTTCCGCTGGCTCCCGTATCCCGCGGCGCACGCCCTGCTGGGGGACCGGTTGCGCGCGGTGCTGGACTGGGCCCGCCGCGTGATGGACGAAAACGTGCCGGGCTGA
- a CDS encoding NAD(P)/FAD-dependent oxidoreductase codes for MSGITRRGFIKLVGGAGAASALGLLGYAGASRGAQGARVIVIGGGFGGATCAKYIRMIDPGVNVTLVEKNKAFVTCPFSNLVLGGLRSMSSITHGFDALRKDHGVQVIHDTVTKIDPSAKRLTLKGGKSLSYDRLVVSPGISLKWNAIKGYDEKAAEVMPHAWKAGPQTVLLKKKLDAMKDGGVVVIASPPNPFRCPPGPYERASMIAHYLKQHKPKSKVLILDSKDQFSKQGLFMEGWNKIYPGMIEWVAAGKGGAVRSVDPKKMIVDTELDKHKAAVANIIPPQAAGKIALDAGLADEKGFCPIDFKTFESKMHPGIHVIGDSAIAGGLPKSGFAANSEGKIAAAAVVAALRGQPVADSSYVNTCYSLIGPKYGISVAGVYKITEKGITEVEGAGGVSPKDADAGFRQDEAKYAMGWYDSITADTWG; via the coding sequence ATGAGCGGAATCACACGCAGAGGCTTCATCAAGCTCGTCGGCGGCGCGGGCGCGGCATCGGCGCTTGGCCTGCTCGGATACGCCGGCGCGAGCCGGGGCGCGCAGGGCGCACGGGTGATCGTGATCGGCGGAGGATTCGGCGGCGCAACGTGCGCCAAGTACATCCGCATGATCGATCCGGGCGTCAATGTCACCCTCGTCGAAAAGAACAAGGCGTTCGTCACCTGCCCGTTCAGCAACCTCGTCCTCGGCGGCCTGCGCTCGATGAGTTCCATCACGCACGGCTTCGACGCGCTGCGCAAGGATCACGGCGTCCAGGTGATCCACGACACCGTGACCAAGATCGATCCGTCCGCGAAGCGTCTGACGCTCAAGGGCGGCAAATCGCTGAGCTACGACCGGCTGGTGGTGTCGCCCGGCATCAGCCTCAAGTGGAACGCGATCAAGGGCTACGACGAGAAGGCGGCCGAGGTCATGCCGCACGCCTGGAAAGCCGGCCCGCAGACGGTGCTCCTCAAGAAGAAGCTCGACGCGATGAAGGACGGGGGCGTCGTCGTGATCGCCTCGCCGCCCAATCCCTTCCGCTGCCCCCCGGGACCGTACGAGCGCGCCAGCATGATCGCGCACTACCTCAAGCAGCACAAACCCAAGTCGAAGGTCCTCATCCTCGACAGCAAGGACCAGTTCTCCAAGCAGGGCTTGTTCATGGAGGGGTGGAACAAGATTTACCCGGGGATGATCGAGTGGGTGGCGGCGGGCAAGGGCGGCGCGGTGCGGAGCGTGGACCCGAAGAAGATGATCGTCGATACCGAGCTCGACAAGCACAAGGCGGCGGTCGCGAACATCATCCCGCCGCAGGCGGCGGGAAAGATCGCGCTCGATGCCGGCCTGGCCGACGAAAAGGGGTTCTGCCCGATCGACTTCAAGACGTTCGAGTCCAAGATGCACCCGGGCATCCACGTCATCGGCGACAGCGCGATCGCCGGCGGCCTTCCGAAATCGGGCTTTGCGGCGAACAGCGAAGGCAAGATCGCGGCCGCCGCCGTCGTGGCGGCCCTGCGCGGCCAGCCCGTCGCCGACAGCTCGTACGTCAACACGTGCTACAGCCTGATCGGACCGAAGTACGGGATCTCGGTCGCGGGCGTCTACAAGATCACCGAAAAGGGGATCACCGAGGTGGAAGGTGCGGGGGGCGTCAGCCCGAAAGACGCCGACGCCGGCTTTCGGCAGGATGAGGCGAAGTACGCCATGGGGTGGTACGACAGCATCACGGCCGATACCTGGGGTTGA
- a CDS encoding c-type cytochrome produces MQFVTRPLVGLTLLCLVPLAVQAQQDGGISNEAAANMARNCFACHGPQGRSPGTIPSLHQHSADKIVALMKGFKSGDEPSTVMGRHAKGYSEPEIEAIARYIAGLNKR; encoded by the coding sequence ATGCAGTTCGTCACCCGGCCCCTGGTGGGCCTCACGCTACTCTGTCTCGTCCCGCTCGCCGTTCAAGCCCAACAGGACGGCGGCATCAGCAACGAAGCCGCCGCGAACATGGCGCGCAACTGTTTCGCGTGCCATGGCCCGCAGGGACGCAGCCCCGGAACGATCCCCAGTCTTCATCAGCACTCCGCGGACAAGATCGTCGCGCTCATGAAGGGGTTCAAATCGGGCGACGAGCCGTCGACCGTGATGGGCCGTCACGCCAAGGGATACTCCGAGCCCGAGATCGAGGCGATCGCGCGGTACATCGCCGGCCTGAACAAACGCTGA
- a CDS encoding fructosamine kinase family protein produces MPDDWAAVAAAISRATGAPFQVRSSQAVGGGCINSAVLLADKDRRFFVKTNNAARSAMFAAEAEALEELRRARAVRVPEPVCHGVDGDRSFLVLEYLDLEPLEGAAPERLGRALAALHRVTRSQFGWNRDNTLGSTPQPNTPTDDWVEFWRVRRLGFQLELAGRNSYGPRVTAKGERLAHRLDRLLGGHRPAASLLHGDLWAGNAAATGGEPVIFDPAVYFGDRETDLAMTELFGGFPTVFYDAYREAWPLDPGYAVRRVLYNLYHVLNHVNLFGGGYLGQAERMLDRLLAEVR; encoded by the coding sequence ATGCCAGACGACTGGGCGGCGGTAGCCGCCGCGATTTCCCGGGCCACGGGCGCCCCTTTCCAGGTTCGGTCGTCCCAGGCGGTAGGGGGCGGCTGCATCAACAGCGCGGTCCTTCTCGCCGACAAGGACCGGCGCTTTTTCGTGAAGACGAATAACGCCGCAAGATCGGCGATGTTCGCCGCGGAAGCCGAGGCGTTGGAAGAACTTCGCCGCGCTCGAGCGGTTCGGGTTCCGGAACCCGTCTGCCACGGTGTCGACGGGGACCGGTCTTTTCTCGTTCTCGAGTACCTGGACCTCGAGCCCCTGGAGGGGGCTGCGCCGGAACGCCTGGGGCGAGCGCTCGCGGCCCTCCATCGGGTCACCCGATCGCAATTCGGCTGGAACCGCGACAACACCCTCGGCTCGACCCCGCAGCCGAATACGCCGACGGACGACTGGGTCGAGTTCTGGCGCGTCCGGCGACTCGGCTTCCAGCTCGAGCTCGCCGGCCGAAATAGCTATGGACCTCGCGTTACGGCCAAGGGGGAAAGGCTGGCACACCGCCTCGACCGCCTGCTCGGCGGTCATCGGCCGGCCGCCTCCCTGCTCCATGGCGACCTGTGGGCGGGCAACGCGGCGGCGACGGGGGGTGAGCCCGTGATCTTCGATCCCGCCGTGTACTTCGGCGATCGCGAGACGGATCTGGCCATGACCGAGCTGTTCGGCGGCTTCCCGACCGTCTTCTATGACGCCTATCGCGAGGCCTGGCCGCTCGACCCCGGCTACGCGGTGCGCCGGGTGCTCTACAACCTGTATCACGTGCTCAATCACGTGAACCTCTTTGGCGGCGGTTATCTCGGCCAGGCCGAGCGCATGCTCGATCGCCTCTTGGCCGAGGTGCGCTGA
- a CDS encoding putative bifunctional diguanylate cyclase/phosphodiesterase, with product MLLNRFSMRFSMVVTIVAMGALAIGLVLVTASIYREHAIENERAALVEQIRIRLNDTRTHLDNESRGLAMSAADHPRLAKALASRDASVLGEVLAGVFRYNAVLNGEIRPVELHVYDADLKPIAGRLPGGVAPARAALCEHLVGVARRRQGAGRLLSGNCLVQDRIYYSAILPLGQPTAGYLQVVVDLFKNLVDMESATGMPLRLSMTDGTSLYESPRWPDPNAMERTLVAQYALNAYTDSKTYVVVAMARDEQDFYATLAQTRNAVIGVAASVMLLFVLVALALLEKTAIAPLRALTDQLRLVRQDESHLGKRVEVSGNAEVVELARDFNEMTTKLEELYANLERMAFTDPLTQLPNRTLFHDRLQQTINAARREAKSFALFIMDLDRFKDINDTLGHHIGDRLLQQVALRLRGKLRESDTVARMGGDEFAILLPTVNGKHADMAARMLLQTLRAPFQIDDHNLDVGTSIGIALYPDHGIDAHTLTQRADVAMYAAKNAGCGHAFYDSRMDHHHPTRLALMGELRQAVEQEQFVLYYQPIVRLETDRVTSVEALVRWRHPSGELMLPERFLPLLEQTGLVRSLTRWVVHETLRTAADLRARGLAVPIGINLSVRDLQDPYLAEEFAEQLAVHQASPSWIELEVTESALLAEARTSLELLPRLSAMGFRILIDDFGTGYSSLASLKKLPFAAIKVDRSFIAGLLRDENDATIVRTSIDLAHNLGLEVVAEGVDDGDALARLRNRACDCVQGIYISRPLLADELIEWLAKSTWGLSPDAVGSS from the coding sequence ATGCTCCTCAACCGGTTCTCCATGCGGTTCAGCATGGTGGTCACGATCGTGGCCATGGGCGCGCTCGCCATCGGCCTCGTGCTCGTCACCGCCAGCATCTACCGCGAGCACGCCATTGAAAACGAGCGCGCCGCGCTGGTCGAGCAGATCCGCATCCGCCTCAACGACACGCGCACCCATCTCGACAACGAATCCCGGGGCCTGGCCATGTCCGCGGCCGACCACCCCCGTCTGGCCAAGGCGCTCGCGTCCCGGGACGCGAGCGTGCTCGGCGAAGTGCTGGCCGGTGTCTTCCGTTACAACGCGGTTCTCAACGGCGAGATCCGCCCTGTCGAGCTCCACGTCTACGACGCCGACCTGAAACCGATTGCCGGCCGGCTGCCCGGAGGCGTCGCGCCGGCCCGCGCCGCGCTCTGCGAGCACCTGGTCGGCGTCGCCCGGCGCCGTCAGGGCGCGGGCAGGCTGCTGTCGGGCAACTGCCTCGTCCAGGATCGAATCTACTACAGTGCCATCTTGCCGCTGGGGCAGCCGACGGCCGGTTACCTTCAGGTCGTGGTCGATCTGTTCAAGAACCTCGTGGACATGGAGTCGGCGACCGGGATGCCGCTTCGGCTGTCGATGACCGACGGCACGTCGCTGTACGAGTCGCCCCGTTGGCCGGACCCGAACGCGATGGAGCGCACGCTCGTCGCACAGTACGCGCTCAACGCCTACACCGACAGCAAGACCTACGTGGTCGTGGCCATGGCGCGCGACGAGCAGGACTTCTACGCCACGCTCGCGCAGACGCGCAATGCCGTGATCGGCGTCGCCGCGAGCGTGATGCTGCTCTTCGTCCTCGTCGCCCTCGCGCTCCTCGAGAAGACGGCGATCGCGCCGCTGCGCGCCTTGACCGACCAGCTGCGGCTCGTGCGCCAGGACGAAAGCCACCTCGGCAAACGGGTCGAGGTGAGCGGCAACGCCGAGGTCGTCGAGCTCGCGCGGGATTTCAACGAAATGACCACGAAGCTCGAGGAGCTCTACGCCAACCTCGAGCGCATGGCCTTTACGGATCCGCTCACCCAACTCCCGAACCGCACCCTGTTTCACGACCGGCTGCAGCAGACGATCAACGCCGCCCGCCGCGAAGCCAAGTCCTTCGCCCTGTTCATCATGGACCTGGACCGCTTCAAGGACATCAACGACACGCTGGGGCACCACATCGGCGACCGGCTGCTCCAGCAGGTCGCGCTGCGCTTGCGCGGAAAGCTGCGTGAATCGGACACCGTGGCGCGCATGGGCGGGGACGAGTTCGCGATCCTTCTGCCGACCGTGAACGGCAAGCACGCGGACATGGCGGCGCGCATGCTGCTGCAGACGCTGCGCGCCCCGTTCCAGATCGACGACCACAACCTCGATGTCGGCACCAGCATCGGCATCGCGCTGTACCCCGACCACGGGATCGATGCGCACACGCTCACGCAGCGTGCGGACGTCGCGATGTATGCCGCAAAGAACGCGGGCTGCGGGCACGCGTTCTACGACTCGCGCATGGATCACCATCATCCGACACGCCTTGCGCTCATGGGCGAGCTGCGCCAGGCGGTCGAGCAGGAACAGTTCGTGCTGTACTACCAGCCGATCGTGCGTCTCGAAACCGACCGCGTAACCAGCGTCGAGGCGCTCGTGCGCTGGCGCCACCCGAGCGGCGAGCTGATGCTGCCGGAGCGTTTTCTGCCGCTGCTGGAGCAGACCGGCCTCGTGCGCAGCCTGACCCGGTGGGTGGTCCACGAGACGCTGCGAACGGCCGCCGACCTCCGCGCCCGGGGGCTTGCGGTGCCCATCGGCATCAACCTCTCGGTGCGCGACCTCCAGGACCCGTATCTCGCCGAGGAGTTCGCGGAGCAGCTCGCCGTACACCAGGCCTCGCCGTCCTGGATCGAGCTCGAAGTGACCGAGAGCGCGCTGCTCGCGGAGGCGCGCACCTCGCTCGAGCTGCTGCCGAGGCTGTCGGCGATGGGCTTTCGCATTCTGATCGACGACTTCGGCACGGGCTATTCATCGCTCGCCTCGCTCAAGAAACTGCCGTTTGCCGCGATCAAGGTCGACCGTTCCTTCATCGCCGGCCTGCTTCGCGACGAGAATGACGCGACGATCGTCCGGACCAGCATAGACCTCGCGCACAACCTCGGCCTCGAGGTCGTGGCCGAAGGGGTCGACGACGGGGACGCGCTGGCGCGGTTGCGCAACCGCGCGTGCGACTGCGTGCAGGGCATTTACATCAGCCGGCCGCTGCTGGCCGATGAGCTGATCGAATGGCTGGCGAAGTCCACATGGGGCCTCAGCCCGGACGCCGTCGGTTCCTCCTGA